A region of Hoplias malabaricus isolate fHopMal1 chromosome 12, fHopMal1.hap1, whole genome shotgun sequence DNA encodes the following proteins:
- the LOC136710849 gene encoding small membrane A-kinase anchor protein-like encodes MGCVKSKNRDPTQNSGSSERVDVRPGRKRGDKAVLVYAETAPAEDSPRVNPVLLDYAQRLSEEIVARAVQQWAEVDSRYSDIPYIECDVP; translated from the coding sequence ATGGGATGTGTCAAATCCAAGAACAGGGATCCCACTCAGAACTCCGGCTCGTCGGAGAGGGTGGACGTCAGGCCGGGCAGGAAGAGAGGAGACAAGGCCGTGCTGGTTTATGCAGAGACCGCGCCGGCCGAGGACTCGCCTCGGGTCAACCCAGTCCTACTGGACTATGCCCAAAGGCTGTCCGAGGAGATTGTGGCACGGGCCGTGCAGCAATGGGCAGAAGTGGACAGCCGCTACAGCGACATACCCTACATCGAATGTGATGTCCCGTAA
- the mstnb gene encoding growth/differentiation factor 8: MHLGQVLLALGFVAALGAVVESELSPAQQQPQQQPPAEEESETHCSTCEFRQHSKILRLHAIKTQILSKLRLKQAPNISRDVVKQLLPKAPPLQQLLDQYDVLGDDSKDGVIEDDDDDDHATTETIMTMAAEPDPIVQVDRKPKCCFFSFSSKIQASRIVRAQLWVHLRAAEEATTVFLQISRLMPVADGRRHIRIRSLKIDVNAGVTSWQSIDVKQVLTVWLRQPETNWGIEINAYDTKGNDLAVTSAEVGEEGLLPFMEVKISEGPKRSRRESGLDCDENSSESRCCRYPLTVDFEDFGWDWIIAPKRYKANYCSGECDYMHLQKYPHTHLVNKANPRGTAGPCCTPTKMSPINMLYFNGKEQIIYGKIPSMVVDRCGCS; this comes from the exons ATGCATCTGGGGCAGGTATTGCTCGCTCTGGGCTTCGTGGCGGCTCTGGGCGCTGTAGTGGAGAGCGAGCTCTCTCCAGCGCAACAGCAGCCACAGCAGCAGCCGCCGGCCGAGGAGGAGAGCgagacacactgctccacctgcGAGTTCAGGCAGCACAGCAAGATATTGCGCCTCCACGCCATCAAGACCCAAATCCTCAGCAAGCTGCGCCTCAAACAGGCGCCCAACATCAGCCGCGACGTGGTCAAGCAGCTACTGCCCAAAGCGCCACCTCTGCAACAACTGCTGGACCAGTACGACGTGCTCGGGGACGACAGCAAGGACGGCGTGATCGAGGACGACGACGACGATGACCACGCCACCACGGAGACAATCATGACCATGGCCGCAGAGC CTGATCCCATCGTTCAAGTAGACCGAAAACCCAAATGCTGTTTCTTCTCCTTCAGCTCCAAGATCCAGGCAAGTCGCATCGTGAGGGCGCAGCTGTGGGTACACCTGCGCGCAGCAGAGGAAGCCACCACAGTCTTCCTGCAGATCTCACGCCTGATGCCTGTCGCAGATGGAAGGAGACATATAAGAATAAGGTCGCTGAAGATCGACGTGAATGCGGGAGTCACGTCTTGGCAGAGCATCGACGTCAAGCAGGTGCTCACCGTGTGGCTGAGGCAGCCAGAGACGAACTGGGGGATCGAGATAAACGCCTACGACACAAAAGGAAATGACTTGGCTGTCACCTCAGCAGAGGTCGGCGAAGAGGGGCTG CTACCCTTCATGGAAGTAAAAATTTCAGAGGGTCCTAAGCGTTCCAGGAGAGAGTCAGGTCTGGACTGTGACGAGAACTCATCAGAGTCCCGCTGTTGCCGGTACCCCCTCACGGTGGACTTTGAAGACTTTGGCTGGGACTGGATTATCGCTCCGAAGCGCTATAAGGCCAACTACTGCTCAGGGGAGTGTGACTACATGCACCTGCAGAAGTATCCACACACCCACCTGGTGAACAAGGCCAACCCTCGTGGCACCGCCGGCCCCTGCTGCACTCCCACCAAGATGTCCCCCATCAATATGTTATACTTCAATGGCAAAGAGCAGATCATCTATGGCAAGATCCCCTCCATGGTGGTGGACCGCTGTGGCTGTTCATGA